The genome window AAGGCCACAACGGCAAATACCACCATGGTTCCGCCCACCGCCTCTTTGCGTGAAGGCCAGGTCACCTTCCTGACTTCCGCCCTGACTCCAGACAAAAATTCTTTACTCTTAGTCAGCATGATCCACCCAACTTAAAATGTACGCAGGCCAGGAGGGATTCGAACCCCCAACCCCTAGATTTGGAGTCTAGTGCTCTAACCAATTAGAGCTACTGGCCTATCTCATTCCTAAAAAGGCCACCAGAGGAGGAAGCCCGCACACGGCAAATCCTCGCCGGTCTCCCAACACAACCCGACCCGGCGGACGATTGCTACTTTGTTTCTTTGTGAGGAGTGTGTTTTCTGCAGAATTTACAATACTTGTTAAACTCTAACCGGCCTGTGGTCTTCTTCTTGTTCTTGGTGGTGGAATAATTCCGTCGCTTACACTCACCGCACGCCAAAAGAATGATATCCCTCATCGCTCAACTATTTCCATCAGATTTACAGGAACCCGCATGCCGCCCGGCTCCCAAAAAGAATCAAAGCTGCCCTGGCAACGCCTTCAACTTGCTATATCAAAACGGCAAGCCCACGATCGGGATTGAACCGATGACCTCTTCCTTACCAAGGAAGTGCTCCACCACTGAGCTACGTGGGCCTGATAATTCATGCCACTGTCTTTGGAGCGGGAAACGGGACTCGAACCCGCGACCCTCAGCTTGGAAGGCTGACGCTCTAGCCAACTGAGCTATTCCCGCCGATACCGTAGTTTAAAATGGTGGGGAGAGGAGGATTCGAACCTCCGAAGGCGGAGCCGCCAGATTTACAGTCTGGTCCCTTTGACCGCTCGGGAATCTCCCCAGCTTCTGAGGCTGAAATAACCCCTAAAAATAAAAGGGCCCTTGATGCCACCGAACCCAAAATGCTTTTTATTCAATACCTTACGCGACTGGCGCAGAGACTGCACTGCCCTGCCCGCGGATCACCTGTCAGCGGATTCATCCACCGGGCCGTACCAGACCACTCAATATGTGCGCGAAAAAACAGATTCTACTTGTTTGTTTCAATTAGTGTCAATTAAAAAAGAAAAATATTTAGGCCTAATTTGAGGATAGAGGATTTTCCGCCAAAATCCTGCCTCAATTTAGCATGGAATGAAGGATGCTGACAATTTTTTTTGTAGCGAGACCTCACTTTTTTCTTTTTTTTCCAAAACCGTCCGATTTTTCATACAACTCATGCCCTTTCAATCCTTTAACTACTCTTCGCCGAACACAGGCCGGGTATGAACCACGTTTCCCTGAACCATGACAAAATCGGCCTGCTCGCGCTGGCTCTCGAAGGGTATATCGAACCAATCCCTTTCTTTATCTGCCAAACGGAACCCTGTTAGGTCGGCGAAACGCCCCGCTTCCACGGTTCCCGCCTCACAATGCAGAGCTTCGGCCCCCCAGCGGGTAGCCATTTTTAGAATTTCCGTCCGGCTCAAATCCGGCAGCAGGGTTTCGGCCAGCCTGAGCTCCCGTAGGAAATTCAACGACGCGTTGCTGGCCAAAG of Nitrospina watsonii contains these proteins:
- the secE gene encoding preprotein translocase subunit SecE, translating into MLTKSKEFLSGVRAEVRKVTWPSRKEAVGGTMVVFAVVAFIGLFLWIVDTILSKIVQGMIAG
- the rpmG gene encoding 50S ribosomal protein L33, translating into MRDIILLACGECKRRNYSTTKNKKKTTGRLEFNKYCKFCRKHTPHKETK